A window from Pseudanabaena sp. BC1403 encodes these proteins:
- a CDS encoding AAA family ATPase: MKIKYISELSTHRYKNLDIENGCKLSNSLSVFVGSNGSGKSNFIALLKFLKDGILDEPLSDKNGITNLIKAISELGDSRMLNAADSPPEKVDLIFTFAIDDFINIEVNFYLSILCSSKRFPQIHTESLSVYKPKKDVKPLYYYQFPYKSNEYGAIFDTEDGLHLRCTKVNEIPSNEIGLTIMPKLLEGIKDLPKTETLFTIRRQIINLVSDWRFYSANNMNLKRIRNAEPEIGSPEKYLNPDCENLALVLDNLIQESIDFEDQLNVIMRDIVPQTKRIRPIRTGRTRISIEWHLQNTKRPLYLDEMSDGTVRMLCWAIILNSPNLPSLIVIDEPEVGLHVQWLSYLAEWIKNAAARTQVIITTHSPDLLDKFTDRLENVHVFEASNPEQTLFHVKTLSRERLQDRLDEGWELGDLYRVGEPEIGGWAL; encoded by the coding sequence ATGAAGATTAAATATATTAGTGAATTATCTACTCATAGATACAAAAATCTAGACATTGAAAATGGATGTAAGTTAAGTAATAGTTTGAGCGTATTTGTAGGTTCAAATGGCTCTGGCAAAAGTAATTTTATTGCTTTATTAAAATTCTTAAAAGATGGTATTTTAGATGAACCTTTATCGGACAAAAATGGCATTACAAATTTAATAAAAGCTATATCAGAGTTGGGCGACTCTAGAATGCTAAATGCAGCAGACTCTCCACCAGAGAAAGTAGATTTAATATTTACATTTGCCATTGATGATTTTATTAATATCGAAGTAAACTTCTATTTGTCAATTCTATGCTCTTCCAAAAGATTTCCACAAATTCATACAGAATCATTGTCTGTATATAAGCCCAAAAAAGATGTCAAACCTTTATACTATTACCAATTTCCATACAAATCAAACGAATATGGAGCTATTTTTGATACTGAAGATGGTTTACATTTAAGATGTACTAAAGTAAACGAAATTCCATCTAATGAAATTGGTTTAACTATTATGCCAAAATTACTAGAGGGTATAAAAGATCTACCAAAAACAGAAACTCTATTTACTATTCGTCGCCAAATCATTAATCTTGTCTCTGATTGGCGATTTTATAGTGCTAATAATATGAATCTAAAAAGGATTCGTAATGCAGAACCAGAAATCGGATCTCCAGAGAAATATCTCAATCCTGACTGTGAAAACCTAGCCCTAGTCCTAGACAACCTCATCCAAGAAAGCATCGACTTTGAAGACCAACTCAACGTCATCATGCGCGACATCGTGCCACAAACAAAACGAATTCGCCCCATCAGAACAGGCAGAACCAGAATTAGCATTGAATGGCATTTACAAAATACCAAACGTCCTCTATACCTTGATGAAATGTCCGATGGCACAGTTAGAATGTTGTGCTGGGCAATCATTCTCAACTCCCCTAACTTACCCTCCCTCATCGTCATTGACGAGCCAGAAGTCGGCTTGCATGTTCAATGGTTGAGCTACCTTGCCGAATGGATAAAAAACGCCGCCGCTAGAACACAGGTGATCATTACCACCCATAGCCCCGACCTATTGGATAAATTTACAGACAGACTAGAGAATGTCCATGTCTTTGAAGCCTCCAACCCAGAGCAAACCTTATTCCATGTCAAAACCCTATCCAGAGAACGCCTCCAAGATCGTCTAGATGAAGGATGGGAGCTTGGAGATCTGTATCGAGTAGGTGAACCTGAAATTGGAGGCTGGGCGCTGTGA